The DNA segment GAAGAAATAATGAATGAGTCCAAACTTTTAGATTTTCTTAGATTACATTCTAGTTGGGATAATGTGGCAAACTCCGTTAGAAACCTCATACTAAAATATGCAAACTAAGATTTTTGATCATTTATTATAGATATTTATGATATATTGCCAAAATTCCTCCTTAAATCTTGCTTTAGAGAATTTAGAGGCTATTTCTCTCATTTCATAGCTCTTAGAGGAGTGTTTTATATAGGCTTCTTTCACTTTACTTTCTGCTTCTTCTAGAGTAGAATAAGTAAACTCTGGTATTATTTCTGCTGCTCCGCTTTCTTTAGGAACAACTGGAACTAAACCTGCTGCCATAGATTCTACTACAGGAATTCCGAAATGCTCACCTTGTGTAGGGTGAAAATAACAACATGCATCTTTCATAATTTGTATCAATTCTTCTTTACTAGCATTTAGAACAAAACTAATATTAGCGTTCAATTTAGATTTTAGTGAAATTAACTCTTTATAATATTTAGTATCACTTAAATATCCTACTATAATTGCAGGTATGCCTACTTCATGAGATAATTTAATAGTCCTTTCAAGAAACTTTCCGCGCTCTATCCTTGCAATTGTTAAAATATACTTACCGCCACTCTCGTGAAATGCCTTAAAAAAATCTTCAACATCTACTGGTGGATAAATAACTTTAGCCTCTATTCCGTATAATTGCTTCCAAGTGTTAGCTGAATAGAAGGAATTTGCGACGAATTTTGCCTTTTTTGCTTCATTTTTTAAAAATCTTAGTGCCAACTTAAAGGGAAATCTGTATAATTTCCAAAATAACGACCTTGAATACTTGGTTACTTCAAATGGCGACGCTCCACCATAGATTATATGAACTCCTCTACTAGATAAAGGAATGGGTATTCCTGTAAAATTTAGATATATATCAGATCTTATTTTCCTTGCAGATAACCAAACTAATAATCGTTGATATCTATCAAATCTAGAGAAATTAAAAGGTAAATAATATCTTACTGGAAGATCGTAATTTTCTCTTGGTTTAGAGAATGTTGATACAACAAAATCAACATTTCTCTCCTTTAGCATCTCTATTGACGAGAATACTACAAACCCTTCACCGCTTTTATTGCTTAAATTATGGGTTACTACATTTACTTTCATTATATGAAGAATGCTTACTTTTTTAATAACATTATCTTACTTGTTATGATGAATAATTACATTTCTGTAATAGTTATTGCTCATGATAGAAAAAAATATATTATTGATGCAATTAACTCCGTATTAAATCAGAAATTAGATAAAGATCTTTATGAGATAATTGTTGTTAAAAACTTTAAAGATGATAAAATTGATAAATTTATAGAGAATAACGGAATAACTAAAAATTATATAACAGAAGAAAAAGGAGTAGGTAAGAAAGCTGCTATTGGTATAGATAATTCTTCTGGAGATATTATTTGCTTTTTAGACGATGATGACATGTTTACAGAAAATAAACTAGCTATAGTACTAGACGCTTTTTCTAAGAATAATAGCTTAGTATACTATCACAATAATCAAATAAAAATAGATGAAAACGGTAAAATATTAGATAATCCACAATATAATAGTAAAACGATAATTTCAGATATAACAAAAAAATCAATAGCTTTCATATTCAGGAATTTTGGAGAGTTCAATTCAAGTTCTATTTGTATAAGGAAAGAAATAATAGATACTAATATGCTTAGAAAGCTAGATAGGGCCGTGGATTATTTTTATCTTCTATCTGCTTTGAAAACTAGAAGGGAAATTATGTTAGACTTCTCCCCACTAACTTACTATAGAATACATAAGAGCGCAATGCACTTTCTCTCTAATACTTTTGAAGAAATCATAAGTTCTGCTTGTAATTATTATTATGAACAAAGTAAGGCAAAGGAAGCAATTTATGAGTATTTTAAGGATGACAATTTGCTCGCACAAGTAACTAAAGCAGACGTTTACACTTTTACTGCCATATCAGCTATATTATGCAATAAATCTAAGTTTTTACCTTTTAAAAACTCCATTAGAATATTAGATGAATCAATTTATTTTCCATCGTTCAGATTAAAATTATTCTTGGCATCAATTCTAAATTTACTATCTAATAAATTAGCTAGAGATATTTATGTTAAAATGTATTTAAGAAAATTTTATAATTAGAGAAGTGACAAAAATGATCTCAGTAGTTATTACGGCTTATAATAGGAAAGAATTCCTAATAGATGCAGTAAAATCTGTTAAGAATGCAAATGAGATAATTGTTGTTAAAAACTTTAAAGATGATAAAATTGATAAATTATTAGTAAATGAATATAAAGTAAAAGAAATCTTTTGCGATAAGGACAATGCAGGCTATTTCATGGCAGAAGGAATTTTGCACTCTTCTGGAGATATTATTTGCTTTTTAGACGATGATGACATGTTTACAGAAAATAAACTAAATGTTATTTCAAAAGCGTTTTCAGACAACGATATTATTTTCTCATATAATTCAAGGCTTATTATAAATGAGAAAGGAGATAAGATAGGAGAAGAAGTACTTAGAGATAAAATTGTAGATAGTAAAAATATTAAATATTTATTTAAAAATAGGATTTATTTTAATAGTAGCTCTATGTGCATACGTAGACGGGTTTTAGATAAAAATCTTGAGAGTCTCTATAAAATTAGAAGATTAGTTGATAATTTCTTTCTTTTATCTGCCGTATCAGAAAAAGGCAAAATCCGTATAATTTCTGATAAACTAACATATTATAGACTTCATTCCAGTTCCTCACGACATATAACAAGAAATTTTGAAAACTTCATTACATATAGAGCAAAATATTTTGATGATGCTATACACGATAATACAATTATGATAGAAGCATTCAAAGGAAAAGCTAAGTACGCGGCAGAATGTAGTAAAAAAATGGCTGAGATTCAAAAATGTCTACTAGAAGGTAAAAGATGCGGAAAACTTATATTATGCGGTATTTATACGCTGAAAACATTAGTTTACATTAATTTAGCTTCTTTTATATCATTATTTTTACCTAATTTACCAAGAAAAATAGAGTTTAACAAATATATAAATGAACTAAAAATTTAATTGAAAAATCGCTTAGGAGAATTACTCTTCCCTATGCCTCTATACTCTAAAGTGAGCTTAAAATATCCGCTAGGTAAATCTTCGCCATTAATTATTGAATATCCATATTTATTTGCTATTTCTGGAGATTTTTCCAAGACATCTGCTGAAATGACTATCTCAAGATTTTTAACACCTAAGCTCTCTTGCTTTTCTAAAAACTCTCTGAGATCCCCTATATTAGTTATTATCTCTGTCATGCTTTTTACTTCCAATAACAATTATTTAAAGGTATGGAAGTACTTGACAAGCTTACTGAAGGATTAAAGCTTTTCTCTGCTAACGTAGCTCACGTTCATACAGAGACGGCTCTAGAACCAGAACTGGGAAGCAAGGTCGATGATCTACAAATAGACGAGAGATTAAAAAACTCATTAAAAAACATTGGAATAACTAGACTTTATAAATTCCAAGAAAAAGCGTTAGAAGAAATTGAAAGTAGAAAGAACGTATTGATAATTTCTGGAACAGGAACTGGAAAAACTGAGGCGTTTCTTATTCCAATTTTAGACCTAGCATTAAAAGGAGAAAAAAGCGTTATAGTTTATCCGACTAAAGCCCTAGCTAGGGACCAATTAAGTAGAATATTAAGGTTAACAAGAAACCTCCCAATAAGCGTTGGAATAATAGATGGAGATACACCTAAAATCGAAAGAGATAGGCTTTACGCTAACCCACCAGACATATTATTAACTAACCCAGACATGATTCACGTAGGACTTTCTTTAAGCCCTAATTTTAGAAGATTAATTAGGTCTGTGAAACACTTTGTATTTGACGAAATCCACGTATATGAGGGAGTTCTAGGGTCTCACTTGAGAATGATAATTGATAGGTTAAAGGAATTTACAAACGATATCCACGTCGTAGCTTCCAGCGCAACGATTGATGCCTCGCCCTTCATGTTCCAAGAACTCTTTGACGAACCTGGAGAAATAATTGAAGGGACTAGAAGAAG comes from the Acidianus infernus genome and includes:
- a CDS encoding glycosyltransferase family 4 protein, whose product is MKVNVVTHNLSNKSGEGFVVFSSIEMLKERNVDFVVSTFSKPRENYDLPVRYYLPFNFSRFDRYQRLLVWLSARKIRSDIYLNFTGIPIPLSSRGVHIIYGGASPFEVTKYSRSLFWKLYRFPFKLALRFLKNEAKKAKFVANSFYSANTWKQLYGIEAKVIYPPVDVEDFFKAFHESGGKYILTIARIERGKFLERTIKLSHEVGIPAIIVGYLSDTKYYKELISLKSKLNANISFVLNASKEELIQIMKDACCYFHPTQGEHFGIPVVESMAAGLVPVVPKESGAAEIIPEFTYSTLEEAESKVKEAYIKHSSKSYEMREIASKFSKARFKEEFWQYIINIYNK
- a CDS encoding glycosyltransferase family 2 protein — protein: MNNYISVIVIAHDRKKYIIDAINSVLNQKLDKDLYEIIVVKNFKDDKIDKFIENNGITKNYITEEKGVGKKAAIGIDNSSGDIICFLDDDDMFTENKLAIVLDAFSKNNSLVYYHNNQIKIDENGKILDNPQYNSKTIISDITKKSIAFIFRNFGEFNSSSICIRKEIIDTNMLRKLDRAVDYFYLLSALKTRREIMLDFSPLTYYRIHKSAMHFLSNTFEEIISSACNYYYEQSKAKEAIYEYFKDDNLLAQVTKADVYTFTAISAILCNKSKFLPFKNSIRILDESIYFPSFRLKLFLASILNLLSNKLARDIYVKMYLRKFYN
- a CDS encoding glycosyltransferase family 2 protein; the encoded protein is MISVVITAYNRKEFLIDAVKSVKNANEIIVVKNFKDDKIDKLLVNEYKVKEIFCDKDNAGYFMAEGILHSSGDIICFLDDDDMFTENKLNVISKAFSDNDIIFSYNSRLIINEKGDKIGEEVLRDKIVDSKNIKYLFKNRIYFNSSSMCIRRRVLDKNLESLYKIRRLVDNFFLLSAVSEKGKIRIISDKLTYYRLHSSSSRHITRNFENFITYRAKYFDDAIHDNTIMIEAFKGKAKYAAECSKKMAEIQKCLLEGKRCGKLILCGIYTLKTLVYINLASFISLFLPNLPRKIEFNKYINELKI